In Deinococcus fonticola, a genomic segment contains:
- a CDS encoding roadblock/LC7 domain-containing protein → MKLDSLRQVPGLVAAVLVGEDGLTIECIGEGSEALAAELASLRTSIARVSDRMGAGRVTRLAFTSERMEIVAMASGDYVLGSAIQRGIDTRPAQQALARLALEIVDLPAGEA, encoded by the coding sequence GTGAAACTCGATTCCCTTCGTCAGGTGCCTGGCCTCGTGGCAGCCGTGCTGGTCGGTGAGGACGGCCTGACCATCGAATGCATCGGGGAGGGCAGCGAAGCCCTGGCCGCCGAGCTGGCCAGCCTGCGCACCAGCATCGCCCGCGTGAGCGACCGCATGGGCGCGGGCCGCGTCACCCGCCTGGCCTTCACGAGTGAACGCATGGAAATCGTCGCCATGGCCAGTGGCGATTACGTACTGGGCAGCGCCATTCAGCGCGGCATCGACACGCGCCCCGCCCAGCAGGCCCTGGCCCGCCTCGCCCTGGAAATCGTCGACCTGCCCGCCGGTGAAGCATGA